The Ciconia boyciana chromosome 17, ASM3463844v1, whole genome shotgun sequence genome contains a region encoding:
- the FBXO39 gene encoding F-box only protein 39 isoform X1 encodes MEDDSEPEQSSWAHLPDVCLRHVFHWLDDRDRSQAALVCKKWSWAMYSGSLWRSRTITFYGRPSRAHTSEFQSALWYVKKFGKYLEHLEIKLSNPYNTAFTQKFQVTMRGLLSRLGKCNSRLVSLSIKYLELDRLIWKNLVRAQFIKNLATFLKRMSKQLDYLNLKGARVTLEEGCELLNSLSCLTNESFISEINIEDFFSLHLPVYSSTLFHQTMSKFHSLVVLTFNYNCISDELLDILREHSAHSLCTLNIKCHIHDPHGQVVWGMSWANLVKRAPKLNVNFFFERVMKHDHLARILLVEIPVRSISLRSCYFNDPDWTIRPTLANLLPAYWHVLQKLTLELNNDHELLDDELLQLILSCKRLLFLKVWAFLSVTFMERLLQNRAERKCILTTIKVRIYTARQETSEEDRLLHDIYRKFKYLIDSELSYFVITYPMV; translated from the exons ATGGAAGATGACAGTGAACCTGAGCAGAGCTCCTGGGCTCATCTACCTGATGTCTGTCTGAGGCATGTCTTCCATTGGTTAGATGACAGGGACAGATCTCAGGCTGCCTTGGTCTGTAAAAAATGGAGCTGGGCCATGTACTCGGGATCCCTCTGGAGAAGCAGAACCATCACATTCTATGGCCGACCATCAAGGGCACACACATCGGAGTTTCAAAGTGCACTATGGTATGTCAAGAAATTTGGCAAGTATTTGGAGCACCTTGAGATCAAGTTATCAAATCCTTACAATACTGCCTTTACACAAAAATTTCAAGTGACTATGAGAGGTCTTCTTTCACGCCTGGGTAAGTGTAACAGTCGCCTAGTATCCCTGAGCATCAAGTACCTGGAATTAGACCGCTTGATCTGGAAAAACCTGGTCAGGGCTCAGTTTATCAAGAACTTAGCTACCTTCCTGAAAAGAATGAGCAAACAGCTTGATTATCTCAACTTAAAAGGAGCAAGAGTAACCTTGGAAGAAGGCTGTGAGCTTCTGAATTCTCTGAGCTGCTTGACAAATGAAAGCTTTATATCTGAAATCAATATTGAGGATTTCTTCAGTCTCCACCTTCCTGTCTACAGCAGCACCTTGTTCCACCAAACTATGTCAAAGTTCCACAGCCTGGTCGTCCTGACTTTCAATTATAACTGCATCTCTGATGAACTGCTGGACATCCTGCGGGAGCACAGCGCTCATTCCCTGTGCACCTTGAATATCAAATGTCATATCCATGACCCTCATGGGCAAGTGGTCTGGGGAATGTCATGGGCAAACTTGGTCAAGAGAGCCCCAAAACTGAACGTGAACTTCTTCTTTGAAAGAGTCATGAAGCATGATCACCTAGCCAGGATCCTGCTAGTGGAGATCCCAGTCAGAAGCATCAGTCTACGGAGCTGCTATTTCAATGACCCAGACTGGACAATAAGACCTACCCTCGCCAACCTCCTCCCAGCCTACTGGCATGTTCTGCAG aaattaaCACTTGAATTAAACAATGACCATGAGCTGCTGGATGATGAGCTGCTACAGCTCATCTTATCATGCAAGAggctgttatttctgaaagtcTGGGCATTTCTAAGTGTCACCTTTATGGAGAGGCTGCTACAAAACCGTGcagaaaggaaatgcattttgacTACCATAAAG GTCAGGATTTACACAGCCCGACAAGAGACCAGTGAGGAGGATCGGCTGTTGCACGATATTTACAGGAAGTTCAAATACCTGATTGACTCAGAGCTTAGTTATTTTGTCATCACCTACCCAATGGTGTAA
- the FBXO39 gene encoding F-box only protein 39 isoform X2 — protein MEDDSEPEQSSWAHLPDVCLRHVFHWLDDRDRSQAALVCKKWSWAMYSGSLWRSRTITFYGRPSRAHTSEFQSALWYVKKFGKYLEHLEIKLSNPYNTAFTQKFQVTMRGLLSRLGKCNSRLVSLSIKYLELDRLIWKNLVRAQFIKNLATFLKRMSKQLDYLNLKGARVTLEEGCELLNSLSCLTNESFISEINIEDFFSLHLPVYSSTLFHQTMSKFHSLVVLTFNYNCISDELLDILREHSAHSLCTLNIKCHIHDPHGQVVWGMSWANLVKRAPKLNVNFFFERVMKHDHLARILLVEIPVRSISLRSCYFNDPDWTIRPTLANLLPAYWHVLQKLTLELNNDHELLDDELLQLILSCKRLLFLKVWAFLSVTFMERLLQNRAERKCILTTIKVVFRG, from the exons ATGGAAGATGACAGTGAACCTGAGCAGAGCTCCTGGGCTCATCTACCTGATGTCTGTCTGAGGCATGTCTTCCATTGGTTAGATGACAGGGACAGATCTCAGGCTGCCTTGGTCTGTAAAAAATGGAGCTGGGCCATGTACTCGGGATCCCTCTGGAGAAGCAGAACCATCACATTCTATGGCCGACCATCAAGGGCACACACATCGGAGTTTCAAAGTGCACTATGGTATGTCAAGAAATTTGGCAAGTATTTGGAGCACCTTGAGATCAAGTTATCAAATCCTTACAATACTGCCTTTACACAAAAATTTCAAGTGACTATGAGAGGTCTTCTTTCACGCCTGGGTAAGTGTAACAGTCGCCTAGTATCCCTGAGCATCAAGTACCTGGAATTAGACCGCTTGATCTGGAAAAACCTGGTCAGGGCTCAGTTTATCAAGAACTTAGCTACCTTCCTGAAAAGAATGAGCAAACAGCTTGATTATCTCAACTTAAAAGGAGCAAGAGTAACCTTGGAAGAAGGCTGTGAGCTTCTGAATTCTCTGAGCTGCTTGACAAATGAAAGCTTTATATCTGAAATCAATATTGAGGATTTCTTCAGTCTCCACCTTCCTGTCTACAGCAGCACCTTGTTCCACCAAACTATGTCAAAGTTCCACAGCCTGGTCGTCCTGACTTTCAATTATAACTGCATCTCTGATGAACTGCTGGACATCCTGCGGGAGCACAGCGCTCATTCCCTGTGCACCTTGAATATCAAATGTCATATCCATGACCCTCATGGGCAAGTGGTCTGGGGAATGTCATGGGCAAACTTGGTCAAGAGAGCCCCAAAACTGAACGTGAACTTCTTCTTTGAAAGAGTCATGAAGCATGATCACCTAGCCAGGATCCTGCTAGTGGAGATCCCAGTCAGAAGCATCAGTCTACGGAGCTGCTATTTCAATGACCCAGACTGGACAATAAGACCTACCCTCGCCAACCTCCTCCCAGCCTACTGGCATGTTCTGCAG aaattaaCACTTGAATTAAACAATGACCATGAGCTGCTGGATGATGAGCTGCTACAGCTCATCTTATCATGCAAGAggctgttatttctgaaagtcTGGGCATTTCTAAGTGTCACCTTTATGGAGAGGCTGCTACAAAACCGTGcagaaaggaaatgcattttgacTACCATAAAG